TTCATTATTTCTCTGCCATCATTTAATCCTAAATTTGGCATCAAATGTAGATAAAAAGAGTTTTCCAAGCCAAAATTTATAGAATCATTAAGTAAATTATTCATTATTTTCTCCATAATCATTTGTAAACCTTTTACTTTTTTAATGTCATTTTTTACGTAGTTAAAAATTTCATTAAAGTTTAGAGTAGGAGTAAAGCGAGTATCACATACTGCTACATCTATTAATTTATTTCTTAAGTCATTTGATAGATTTGGTAAGAATTTTGTTAATTCATTAGTTAACATTGATCGCATTATCTTTGGTACTTTTGCTAAAAAGTTAATCTCATTATTTTTTAAGCCTGGATGGTATAAATTACTAAATCTATCTTGAAATTCAACTCCACATGCCGCAAGTCCAGGTAAGTACAACCCATTTTCTTTTGCTTCAGTTTTTGAATTAAGTGCATTTTCAACTAAACGATTAACGCCTCTTCTTCCTTCATGTTCCCCACAGGTTAGGACTGCAAATTTCTCTTTTAATTTTGAAACGTCTTCTACATATTCTTTGTTGATCTTTCTCTTAAGTGGGTCTTGAACTAGTGGGATACATACGCCGTCAAGATCTTGTACTATTAGGAAATTTCGCTCATTTATTATTGTTTTAATAACTTCTTCTTTTGTCTTAAACATTTTCATAAAAGAAGCCTTCTAATTTTAGCTTACTCTAGTTCAAATAAATATACACTTTTTTGTTAGTTCTTATTCTTAAATTAGTATATAGATATATATTCAGTATTATAAAAACTATTTTTAAAAGTTTCTTATTATTGTATATAATGCAATTTAATGCAAATAAACTGTGTTTGAAAAGAATTTAAGAAATAGCTTTTTTACTAAGCCTTATACAAGGGAGTCTATAGCTGTAAGAATTAGAGAGGTTTTGAATGGAAAAGTAGGATTTTATAGCGTTGGCTTATATCCTGCCTCTCTTGCCTATAATTGTGCAATGCAAAATGAAAGGTTAAACATTCTTTTAGCCCCTAGAGATGGAAGAGAACTTTTTGGGGCTTTTTCAGATATAGATCTTGCTGATATGGATAACGGTATCAAAAATAAAATTGAATCTATATCGACTACAAATGTTGAGAAATCGGGAAGATATAATACGCTCGAGGATTTAATAATTAACTGTGAATTAGTTGTTTTAAGTTCCAATAGTAAACATATAATAAATGACGTTAACTTAGCATTTAAACTCAGAAAAAAACTTAATAGAGATAATGTATTAATTGCCTGTTTGGTTGGATCATTTTGTCATGACTACAATTTGAATGAATCCTTTGTATTGTGCGAAAAATTAAA
The sequence above is drawn from the Prochlorococcus marinus str. MIT 1013 genome and encodes:
- the stpA gene encoding glucosylglycerol 3-phosphatase; translation: MFKTKEEVIKTIINERNFLIVQDLDGVCIPLVQDPLKRKINKEYVEDVSKLKEKFAVLTCGEHEGRRGVNRLVENALNSKTEAKENGLYLPGLAACGVEFQDRFSNLYHPGLKNNEINFLAKVPKIMRSMLTNELTKFLPNLSNDLRNKLIDVAVCDTRFTPTLNFNEIFNYVKNDIKKVKGLQMIMEKIMNNLLNDSINFGLENSFYLHLMPNLGLNDGREIMKYATQNDFGTTDIQFIIKGAVKEAGLLLLLNKYISNKTGFQPFGENFNVRNAPKTINKLIELCRNKIPSDQMPLLIGVGDTVTSVNDRKTNSWLRGGSDRGFLTLIQKLGESYKKENQIIFVNSCNDQVLRPRITSTDMKGISDSNDDLKFNMIINEGPQEYIAWFKQLASNF